DNA from Podarcis muralis chromosome 13, rPodMur119.hap1.1, whole genome shotgun sequence:
tggaggtttttaaacaggggttggctggccatctgttatggatgctttagtcgagatccctgcattgcagggggttggactagatgacccttagggatcccttccaactctacaattctgattttaACTGGTTTGagattttttcttttaataagcAAATGGCAtgtaaatgttatgaaataaataaactgtaactgcttttaggcattctttattgtaatttttaaaatatatttttagaatgttTCTGCTTTtcgtttttaaattgtttaaattgtttttaaacctGTTTGCCGCCCTGgactccttggggaggaagggcggggtagacattcattaaataataattatcaaTCATCATAACATGTTGGGAAATGGAGTTGAAGATCTTCATCTGAGGCTGTTTATGGAGTGCCTCACATCATGCGACATATTCCCTGGAGAGGCTTGGCTCACGCCTCCTTCCATGTCTTTTCAGCACTGGGCAAAGGACTTCTTGTTTTTCAGGTTTTCTATTGGGCAATTCTAACtacgtcttctcagaagtaaatcctatttaaTTCAAGGGGGCTTCATCTCTAGTGGATGGGGTTCTGATGAGCAACCTAAATCTGAATTCATCCCCATCCAATCACGTTATGCTGTTTTTACACATCACTCCTCTGGGATTGCTTTTATTCTGTGCACTGTTTGTATGATTTGTTATATTAAAATGCCTCCTACAATGCAGTTTCAGAATTTATAAGTAGtataaaagcacacacaaaataaaacttAGACTGTCCAATACTTAAACCCTCACATAAAGCCCTGAAAAATCAACAACACAAAGGGCCAGATATGGCAAAAATGGCAAAAATCAATAGGCCACCAAATGCCTGGGAATAGAGGAAGTCTTAACCTGCTGCCAAAAAGGTAGGAGAGTCAGTGCGAGCAGACCTTGCTTGGGAGGGTGCTGCAAAGATGGGGGCCCTGCAACCGCTTCCCCATTGTTGCCCCCCCTGAAACGCCCTCTTGAAGGGGGCACTTGAAAGCCGGGCCTCGGATGAAGACTTTGGAGTCCAGGGAGTCCAGGGAGACTGAGGTCAGCAGAGGAGTCCCGGCAGCTAACTGAGGTCCCAAGCCAAATTAGGCTTTGCAATATAGCCATTgcttactttttatttatttcataaaatttatataccacttgtttgtaaaaaataaaaataaacaaagcagtttataaaaggaaagagaaatagaATTCTCATCAGTAAAAACACTTTaaagcaactatttaaaacattcaaaaatagcTAAAATCAATGATAAGTGAAAACAGACACCCACATTCCGCATATCTGGGCAGGGTTGGCCCACAAAAAATGTTCGGAAAGAGCAGGGAAAGAGCAGGCGGGGAGGGCCGAGGGGCATCTTCGGGGCAAGGCGGCGATCCGGCGGGGGAACCGGGCCCGAGTTGATGACAGGAAGACCCTGAAGGTGCTCCCGGCTGGCCAGGTCTCCCTTCGGTCAGCACTCAGGCTGCGGCATCTGCCCGAGGGAGGCGCgctcctcctcccgccgcctcgtctgcctcgcccccccccccccgcgctcacCTTGCCGTGGACGACGGCGTGCTCCCCGTGCAGGATCACCTTCCCCGGAGCAGAGACCACCCAGGGGCGCATCTCCTCCTCCCGGCAAGAGGGGGCCCCGCAGCCCCTCCGGAGCAGCCCGaccggccagccagccagcgaCGTCCCGGCAGCGCCGCGGCTTGGCCCCGCCCCACGGAAGCGCCGCCCTCATCCTCCGGGCCAatcgggagcggcggcggcgccaTGGCGGGTCTGCTCTTGGGGCGCGCCGTGCGGcgggcggcgggggcggcggcggcctgGCCCCTGGGCGGGAGCGCGAGGCGCCTGAGCCGGGAGCAGAGCGGGGCCGGAGAGGCGCCCAGGTTTGCACGGGTTGCAGCGTCACGTCTGAAGGTTTCCTTGCTTAGCCGGGAGGAAGCGCCgtggaagcggggtgggggggggggcgaggcgcGCGAAGAAAAGCGTGATTGGGGGAGGCGCCTCTGTTACTTCTAAAACCAGAAACGTGAAGGGTTGGCTTTAAAAAGGCGCGCTCGTGGTGGACGTTGCATTGATCCTCATTTGAAAGTCGATTGCATCATGTGTTGTGTCTTAATTTTTGTTAACTAAATAGTTCATGTGAATATGCAAAGGGAATGAATGTAAAGGACcatttccctctcctcttcctctgcagcaTGGATGCCAAGCCCAGGAAAACAACCCAAATCCCCAAGTTATACACGAAAACAGGAGACCAAGGTAGCAGCATCCTGCCAGCGGAGGCAGGTCTCCGATCCACCCGGCTATTCCTTGGCCCATGAGAGCACCATGGTGCCACAAGGGGCATTTTTGACAGCCTTAGAATGACTGATGGAATCGGCTGCTTGTCTCTGCTTCaaatatatatctacacacagaAACAAATGGAAAATATTTTATAATGTACCTGTGACATGTTgttaacaaaagaaaacacaagagATTGTAAAATATGAGATGCTTTGCTCagattcttttttaataataataatacatttgagTGGGGATACTGTAttagtaagggacgtgggtggcgctgtgggttaaaccacagagcctaggacttgccaatcagaaggtcggcagttcgaatccccgtgacagggtgagttcccattgctcggtccctgctcctgccaacctagcagtttgaaagcacatcaaagtgcaagtagataaataggtaccgctctggcgggaaggtaaacggcatttccgtgcgttgctctggttcgccagaagcggcttagtcatgctggccacatgacccggaagctgtacgccggctccctcggccagtaaagcgagatgagcgccgcaaccccagagtcagccacgactggacctaatggtcaggggtccctttacctttactgtattaGTGCAAATACTGTGAAGCCTACTGTCCCAAGTGATTCCTTGCCTGGGCGAATGAGTCACTGCAGAGAAATTCCGTGGTCTTTCATTGGAGTCAGTTGCcacattcagctgccagtcattgGGGCTACAGAAATCAATCGTTGCACATGCACGTGTGAACAGGGCTTTGGGCACTTGGGTGTGAGCCGCTTCATATTTTTCTCACTGTTATCATCTTGCATGGTTTTCAAAAGGGTTTTCCAGCACATTCACTGGAGAGAGGAGAGCAAAAGATGACCAGATCTTTGATGCCCTGGGAACACTCGATGAACTGAGTTCAGCCATAGGGTAACCAAAAGACTGTCAATTATTTCTTCAATTTATAAGAATGTTTCAGAGAATAATAGactgccagtttgtttctgggtctGATTCAAAGTAATCACATTTgtgttcaaagccctaaacaactcgaTTCCTGAAAGACCCCCTCCTTTCAGAACCCTTCCGTATATTAAGATCAACAGGCACTTGGGATGTTGGTGGTGGCCCaggaggagagggccttctcaggcaGCCCCTCAGCTGTTGAGTTCCCTCCCCACAGGTGCGGCTGGCACCTTCACTTTATGGCTTTGGacctttggcacctgagacatggtttttaggacccacccaaTTACTGTGACATTAATAAGCTTTAACCTTTTTAACTCTGAATTTTTAAATTGTTGAATTTCACCCTGGGACTTGCTGGTGAAAGGTGGGTAATAAAAAAATTGAATAGTGCTAATTTGATATGAAAGAAAGCAGTTCTGTCATGGGAAGCAAGGAGAGCCTCTCATTTTCCCCAGCAGCTGTTCTTGCTGGTTGGCAGCAGGCAGCATATTTCCTTGCACAACCTTATTCCCTGGCATAACCTTATTCTGAGCCCCACCCTGTTACCTGATTAACAAAGAGCAGTGCCAAAACCTTTTATTAAGTGAAATGAAACCTGCCAGGCAGCATGGTCCAGGGTGGAGAGGGGAGTGACAGGAGCCTGTTGGAACTGGAGTAGAGGCCTCGCCCTGTGACAGCTGCCCACAGCCCTGACTCGCcatttgtgtcctgccttggtgATGTCAGAGGAGCAGGCTGTGCCTGGCCCTGCTTCCCGGCTCCAGGGGACATCATCTCGCCCTGCAAGAGTGCTGCAGTCTTTTGCCAGATGTTGGAGGAGGTTattccaaaccccccccccaaaaaaaacatctCTGGAATGAGCTTTCCCAGAGGGAATCTGTGGTAGTTTTCtagatgttggattccagctgtggagagttgcagttcaaccacatctggagggtcagagatGTTCCCTCACCCCCACATtggacaattttttttgggggggggggtctttttcaGTGGCTGCTAGGCAAGGATGGCTCTATGGAACCTTCAAGTTGGGAGGCAGTCTACCTCAGTAATTCCACATGCTGGAGAGCAATAATGGGAGTGGCTGTTGCCTTCCTGTTCTGCTTCTGTGCTTCTTggaagcatttggttggccacttaaGGGCAAGCAATGCTAGACCAGATGTTCTGGTCTAATCCTGCAGGTCTCATCTCATATGAAGAGCCGGGAACAGATTGTGTCTGCCCTGAACCAATTTCCTGTCTGTCTGAACATGAGAAGGCCATGCACCTCTCATGAAGAAATGTTCTTGCTCTCACATCACAATAGTTCTTTGGGGAAACTTGACAATTCAACTGGTTTCAGGCTTGTTTGTAGTGCCTCCACAAGAGGTAAACCTCTCATACGAACAGCATCGTATGATGCTGCATTTACCTATATCTCAGGGTAAAATCTCTCCTATTTTACTGCAGGCTAAGTGCTGAATTTGGCAGTGAAGGAGGCCACTCGTTTGTGCAGGAACTTCACCAGGTAAGAAATAGCTGTATCCCCGTCACTGACAGCATCCGCATACAAGGACTgccttcctggatcagaccaaaggacccTCTTGTCCAGCTCTTGGGCTAAGAGTAGACAGCAAGAGAAACTTTAAGACTTTTCATTCGTGttctttttatatacagtatgggcggggtataaataatacagtggtacctctagatacgaacgggatccgttccggagccccgttcgcatctagaggtaaacgtaactagcgacagcACACCTGCGCATGCACGCgttgcttttcgccgcttctgcacatgcacgtgacgtcattttgagcatcttagaatcatagagttggaatagaccacaagggccatcgagtccaaccccctgccaagcaggaaacaccatcagagcactcctgacatatggttgtcaagcctctgcttaaagacctccaaagaaggagactccaccacactccttggcagcaaattccactgtcgaacagctcttactgtcaggaagttcttcctaatgtttaggtggaatcttctttcttgtagtttggatccattgctccgtgtccgcttctctggagcagcagaaaacaacctttctccctcctctatatgacatccttttatatatttgaacatggctatcatatcaccccttaacctcctcttctccaggctaagcatgcccagctcccttagccgttcctcataaggcatcgtttccaggcctttgaccattttggttgccctcctctgggcacgttccagtttgtcagtgtccttcttgaactgtggtgcccagaactggacacagtactccaggtgaggtctgaccagagcagaatacagtggcactattacttcccttgatctagatgctacactcctattgatgcagcccagaattgcattggcttttttagctgccgcgtcacactgttggctcatgtcaagtttgtggtcaaccaagactcctagatccttttcacatgtactgctctcaagccaggtgtcccccatcttgtatttgtgcctctcattttttttgcccaagtgcaatactttacatttctccctgttaaagttcatcttgtttgttttggcccagttctctgcacatgcgcaagcggtgaaacccgaaagtaacgcactccgttacttccgggttgctgaggagcgcaactcaaacgcgctcaactcgaagcgtatttaacccgaggtatgactgtaagttGTTGTATTGTTACTGTGTGTtgcttaatttatatatttgctaCTCTACTAGTAGATTTTTATTGAAGAAGAGCcctgccaatggcccatctcagccagcattctgttctcacagttgccaaccagtcGCTTGTAGGAAACTCTCAAGCACAAgtgctctcctccccctccctgcctgaGGTGTCCCACAGCCGGTGTTTGGAAGTCTCACTCAATGAAGAGGCAGAGCACAGATAGCCTCTCCTCCCTAAATTTGTCCTATCCTTTcttaaagccctccaagttgggggccatcaATGCTTCCTATGGGAGCGATAAATTCAGTAAATTGTAATGGCTGGCAACAGTTGCTAGCATTCGGTCATTGGGGATATCCTATCACTGAGCATCTTGTGCGGAGGTGTTCTGCCTAAGAGCTGTTGGCCTAACTCTTGTCCATCTGCTTGTGTAAGTTAAGGCAAGGGCAGGGAGCCAGCAGTTGTCGTCCTCTTGCAGATGTGGCTGGATCccacctcccaccatccctgcccattggccatgctggtcgggctgataggagctggagtgcAGCTTCATCTGCCAGAGGAGGACCACCACAGTTTCCCACCCCCTGATGGAGCCAGTGGTGGTGGGCGTTCCAAAGCCTCTTCCGATTTAGGTCAGAGAACTCTGCCCATTCTTTGGCACCTTCAGAGACATGAAGGCGGGCCAAACCGAGAATTAAAACTGCTTTCTGAATGTCTCGCCATCTGTGCAAAAATAGTGCTCATCCCAAACACCTTTGCTCTGTTTTGTTTCCGCAGGTCCAGTGTGTGCTGCAGGATGCCGGCTCCAACGTGGCAACTCCCATATCCTCAGCCAGGGAGTCACATTTAAGTAATTGGAACCTAGTATagatcttcatttttaaaaataagctaaCTGCTGCCCTTTTTGAAATGGTTTTGCTGCCATTGCTTTTGGGGATGTTTTGCTGGACAACGGAAGGAAGTACTCTGTCCATGAAACCTTTGTTTATGTGGCttatttaaattggttttttattgcatttacaccccattcctttctttcttcctggCAGGGCCCTAGGCAAGGGTCTGACTGGACCCAGACCTGCCAAGCTTCAGCCATGTCAAGCTCCCTCAGACCATGCCCTGGAACAGAAACTCACAAGCCTCCATTGTGGTTTCTtagtggggggaaatgctttttcCGCAAAGATTTTGATGCATGCCTTAAAAGCATTGCATATGAATATATCCCAAGTATAAATGTATCTAATAAACGTTGACTTGCTAGGTTGCCAAATGCACAAGTTGGCCATAGTGCTTCTGCTTGTTAGGGCTGCCCACTTACTTAAACCCTGTTTAAAAATGCAAGATGGCATTTTaaccattttggggggaaatgctctgtgcatgctcagaggtgcTTGAGGTATTCCAGGACTCAGCACTGGAACCCACACAGGCCCCAAGACCCAGGCTCAAGCCTCCTTCATTTTAGCAAGGTTGATGCGCCACGTGGTGGCAGCCCCTATCCTGCGACTTAAGCAGGGGAATGAAGAAGCCAGGGCTTCGCTTTGTGGGCGACTCCTTGGTTGGCTGGTCCACTCAGCCGTGTCTCTTCTTCTGCAGAGCGAACGTCGTTCAGTGGAAAGCCCATTCTGGAGCTGGAGGCCTGGATCGATCactactctgagcagcttccaccaCTCACAGCTTTCATTTTACCCGTAGGTATTTTGCGTGTTCCGTTGTGCTCCGTCTGTGAGGAGGTCACAAAGCAGAGGCCTTGCAgcacagaagggggggggcagacaacTCTTGGTTTCCACTGGCCAGATTCCCATCAGGAACAGTGTCACAGGGCTGTGAGTGACAGGTGGCTCAGCCACCCAGATTCTTGTGCGGGGTTCCTGCTGGGGCCTTTGGGAAGCTCTGAGCCATTGATCAGGCTGCTTAGTTCTGGGTTCGGGTGCATGGATCctgccccccaacacacacaccagctgATGCAAAGGGAGAATGATCCTGCTCGCCCCTGGGTGTGCCAGGGAACACTTTGATGCAGCCAGACCAAGCAAGATTCCTCCCCTTTTGCACCAGAAAAAAgtattcctccctctctcatgatGCTAGAACTTGGGGACACCCATGAGTTTCTGTAGTTCCTTTTTACAGCAATCTGAGTTGGGGGCCATCACAAACCACTTTAACTGCTACCTAAATCCCAAGCTTGCTGTAAGGCCCTGGGCTAATCACTCCCCTCAGGCtcacacagaattatagaattgtggagctggcgGGGACCCCAAAgataatctaatccaaccccctgctgggcaggaatcacagctaacagCTAGTTCACAGCACTTTCCTTAGGGCGTGTTTTCACAGACACTCCTCCTGACTTCTGTGGGAAGGTAGCCAAAATGGTTGCATTGGCTGCAAATGCTCCTGTTCCTGCTTCAGGCGAGGGCTTGCAGCTCcacaggtctcaggttcagtccccagcctGCCCTGTCTCAAAAGTATCAGGGAAAGACTGCTCTCTGCTGAGGACCCCGGGGCGCTCTCATCAGTCAGAGCAGATGGACAGTTACCATATGAGcaacgcagctgcaaactggtagcttgtttacatcacatgatgtgactagctgtgggaaagaattttcccggaagttcacaggcttGAAAAGTCTTTGTGtagtgtgtaatatgagaccttcctcttgcgtATGTACAGGAAGTCTTAGCCACTTGCTAGATGAAGTCTGAACTGATCGGACATGTTTTCTGTAGTGCTGTAAAGTCAGAaataaaaggatgtaaatagatttctgactaTCTCTTTTCTCTTGCTGATATgcaaggggggagggggtgtgcattttccacgctgggaaatgtcgcctatcaaaatctccctggtgtGTCCGGGATGTCAGCCAGAGGAAAATTACCGGTAAAGAAGCTCCGAGAGCAGAGAAGGGGGGCCAGCCTCTCCCGAGGGGGCTTGTTTTCCAACAGTTGGATGGGCCTGACCCTGGCATAAGGCAGATCTGGATGTTTTGTTTAATGTCATTTCAGTCTGGCGGCAAAAGCAGCACTGCTCTCCATCTCTCCAGAGCCATCTGCCGCCGAGCCGAGAGGTGGTAAGTGAGCAACTGCACTGACAAAGCCATGAGAACCCCCTGCTGCCCTGAGTGAGCTGTCTGGGCTGCCAACCTCTCTTGTTCAGTCTTCGCTGGCATGTCAGCCTTGTAAGGCTTGCATGAAAATTGTTTGGAAACGACCACAGGTGCTCCCCAGCAATGCTGGGGGAGGGCACGGATCAGAGTTTGTACTGTGCAGCAAGACAAGGAAGTGTTTGCCAAAAGAGACCCTGAGTTCTGCAGGAGCCGTTAATGGCCAGTGCAAACTAATTGtgggtactccccccccccctttaaatgcaCAGTTGGTTTGGAGCAGAGAATTTGGAGCATTTAGCAAATAATGTTTTTGGCACCTTAGGATCTGGCAGAACAAGGCAAAATTTACTCATGCCGATGGGGGGCATGAAAGGTGGTTTTGGATCCAATTATATCAGCTGTAGTGATGActgtcttccttttctcttctgcAGTGTGATTCCTTTGGTGAAAATGGGAGAAGCAGATGCAGACGTGGCCAGGTTTTTGAACAGGTAACTTGGAACTGTTCCTTTTGACAAAGctgggatggggggggcagggggaatgtgTCTAGACTCTAGTGGATCACACAGTCAAGGCACCAGATAAGGGCTTCTCTGCACCTCCTTTCCTGGCCACTGGCCCTGCTGGTTTCTGGGGCTGATCTAGTAGAGAGcaggatggggaaggctgctcttccCTGGGTACTTCTTGCTGGATATCTCCTACTGAGACAAGGGGATGGGATGAGAGTCCCTTTTGCATCTATTTTGGGAGCCCTGCCCCTTTGGTTCCATAGTGCCCCTTGGTTCCTAGTGCCCCCCAACCCTATAGAAAGCAGTATTCAAAATAGCAGTTTGCATAACCCACTAAAGAAGATAGCACTaagattcaaaacagtaacaactaATTCCCCCTTTATTCAAAATCCATttgaaactatttagtttaattaattcaacacaACTGATGAATTTGATCCAGTGGTACCAGCTTTTCAGAGTCTGATAGTCATTTTATGCCAGTTTGGGAACTACTGGTCTACCTTGGAGCACTTACATGGACCTTGCTGACTGTCCTGCGGAGACCAAACAGTCTTGTCTTTTCTCTTCCAACAACTTGGAGGAAAGGGAGTGGGAGATTAATGCAGGGGTAGCCAAAATGATGCCCTGtccatgttgttgaactccagctcccagcatggccactgatggggggtgatgggaatcgtagtcaaATGACATCTGGAAGGCTCCACCTGGATCACTTTGTGCTTAAGCTGGGAAGTGGAGAGGAGGAAGCGTGGAAGCTGAGATTTGGGGCAGTGGAAGGAGACATCTGGAGTCTGCTGGTCTTTGAGAGAGGATGGTGGGGAAGAGATGTCCTTTCTCTAGGTGCACACCCTGTAGGCATACCCAAATTGCTAGTGCTTCCCTGCTCCACATGCGGAAGGTGttttgggaagggctgtagttccaTGCAGGCttgacatgcagaaggtccaaagtttcgcccctggcatcttcaggtaaaaGGGGCTGTTGGCAGGTGATGGGGAAGGGACCCTTCTCTGGCAGAGAGCTGCTGCAACCAGTTGGAAAGGACAAATACTCTGCCCCGTTTTAAGGTAGGTAGTGTCATCATGGAGCATGCACAGGTAACTTCTCACAGCCTGTTTGACTCGTTCTccctgttttggggagggggtcatgcagcagccagattaccgTGGCTAAACGTGGCCTTCTGCCATATCCCATTGCTATAGATGCTGGTTCTCGTTCAGTGCCTGCCTCCTCCACTGAAATTGCAGGCCTCACGGGGGCTGGATTTTACTTTGGTACCTGGCAACTGCCtaagtcagccttccccaactggcTACCTTAGATTTTAGTCTGAAGCACCTGGCGGACATCCAGTTAGGGGAGGGGGAGCACATCCATTCCTCTACCTTTTTGATTGGCTACATGTGCAGGgacatcttcctccttccagccCTAGACGCTGCCCCACCCTTAGGGTAGACGTGCCCATTACAAGCTCTTATCCTGTACAGAGATGGACAACAGCTTTTTTCTCCCGTTCCTTAGACTGAGCGACTACTTATTTGTTCTTGCCCGCTATGCTGCAATGAAGGAAGGGAAGCAGGAGAAGATCTACACCAGAACGGAGTAGGGAGCAGAGGCCCTCTGATGCAAGAGGTGGACTGCCAGGCTTTCAGACAGAGGACTGGACAAGATGGAAGATTGCTTGCAGTTTCAAACTGAGCTCTTGAAATCTACTCCGGAAAGCTTATTTAAAGCTTGCGGCTCCAGTCTTGCTCCATTTTGAGACCAGCTTGCTAAGAGAACTTGGAGCGTTCACTATGAATAGACTTCAGCTGCATTTATTGACATGTGCTGataaaaggagaggggagaagcacATGCCACGCCTGATGTGTTGCAGAGCCCTTCTCCGCAAGAGGTGTTCTGTTGCCAGAGGCACTTGGCGCTTTGGCTCAGATTGACTTGCAGACCACAGCCTCTGTTACACTTCcttgtcctctttttctttttgaggtCATCATTGAATCCATCAACACTTTGGCAGGAGACGCAGCATCTCAAGCACAGCAAAGTTCTGCCATTGTAACCTTTGTGCAGAGATATCCTGGAAACGGCTATTGAGaggagggaggcagcagtgggcatCACCAGATGGGAGCTTTGGGATGCAGCTCAGCTGCCAGAGGGCTTCTGCTTTTTCCCTTTTGTCAGCAGGACTCCCAATTTTTCATTTGCCTCTCAGTGGCTGCCATTTAACATACCCGACCCTTCCTCTTCAGGGTCTGTTGAACTGTTCAGAGACATACCTCCGCTTCAGTCATGGGAATCTCTGTTGTACGTTTCCTCACACTGCTGTAGGTTTCTTTGAAACAGAAGCCAATTTTTAcgaagtggggagggagaaaccCACCTCCCTATGACTATATTGAACCAATCTGTCAAGTTTATTTCCAACATGGAGAATATGCTGTAAAATGCTAGGATACAGGAGGGCCaagataaaatattttattaatctCCTAT
Protein-coding regions in this window:
- the MMAB gene encoding corrinoid adenosyltransferase MMAB isoform X1; translation: MAGLLLGRAVRRAAGAAAAWPLGGSARRLSREQSGAGEAPSMDAKPRKTTQIPKLYTKTGDQGFSSTFTGERRAKDDQIFDALGTLDELSSAIGLSAEFGSEGGHSFVQELHQVQCVLQDAGSNVATPISSARESHLKRTSFSGKPILELEAWIDHYSEQLPPLTAFILPSGGKSSTALHLSRAICRRAERCVIPLVKMGEADADVARFLNRLSDYLFVLARYAAMKEGKQEKIYTRTE
- the MMAB gene encoding corrinoid adenosyltransferase MMAB isoform X2, which translates into the protein MAGLLLGRAVRRAAGAAAAWPLGGSARRLSREQSGAGEAPSMDAKPRKTTQIPKLYTKTGDQGFSSTFTGERRAKDDQIFDALGTLDELSSAIGLSAEFGSEGGHSFVQELHQVQCVLQDAGSNVATPISSARESHLKRTSFSGKPILELEAWIDHYSEQLPPLTAFILPSGGKSSTALHLSRAICRRAERCVIPLVKMGEADADVARFLNR
- the MMAB gene encoding corrinoid adenosyltransferase MMAB isoform X3, which encodes MAGLLLGRAVRRAAGAAAAWPLGGSARRLSREQSGAGEAPSMDAKPRKTTQIPKLYTKTGDQGFSSTFTGERRAKDDQIFDALGTLDELSSAIGLSAEFGSEGGHSFVQELHQVQCVLQDAGSNVATPISSARESHLKRTSFSGKPILELEAWIDHYSEQLPPLTAFILPCDSFGENGRSRCRRGQVFEQVKGAVGR